The genomic interval GTGTTCGTACGCGTCCTGGCCCGGACTCCGCAGGCCCCAGGGGGACTTGGGGGGTTGGGAGGTTGGGTGGACTTTCGCAACTCATTTATGGCGGCGTCAATGAGCGTCGCGAGTCTTGATGAATCCGTGATCTACTTTGCGGAAATCTGACCTCAAGCGCGGGTTATCCCTCATTGACATCGGATAGCGCGCGGTAAAAAAAGGGCGGATGCGGATCCGCCGGAGGGGTATCCCTCACACCACCCTTCACCGTGCGGGTGCGATGTCCTCAAGCCCCTCCGTACGCCACAGACGTGTGGGCGGCAGTCCGCGCGGCACCAGGACGAAGCCCACCGCGACCAAGCAGGATCGCGGCGTGGACGCCAAGCGCTTGACCCGGCAGGCCCCCGGCCAGCCCTCCGAGTGGCAGGGCGCCCCAGGTGATCACCCGCTTCGAGGCGTCGACGCCGAGCACGCGCGGGACGCTGTGCCTGCCGATAACGTCATCCATGCAGGTCAAGCGGCCGTATGCTCAGGCGGGTGATTCGGTCTGGACCTGTGATCGGTTCCGGGGCGGCCCGTAGCGGAGCGGATGGGTTCCAGACCAGGGTGCGGTCCAGGAGTTCGTGACGGCAGGTCTGGATCCAGCGTTCCATGATGGAGTTCATCCGGGGGACGCGGATATTTGACGCTCGCGCCCGCGTCTTCGAGGTCCATGACAAGGCTCCTCGCCACCTGAGTGACCGAGGACGCGGTCGGGTGGGCCGTGGTACCCAGGGCGCGGATGCGCCGGGTTCCGTGCTCGATGACGGCCAGGGACTTCGCAGGCCAGGAGTCGGCCCAGGTGGTGGCCCCCAGGTCGGGGGCCGGGTCGATGCCCTCGGCTTTCAGGATCTCCCAGACCGTGGACGCCGCCACCTTGATCCCGACGGTGGCCAGTTCGCCGTGCATGCGGCGATAACCTCAGGACGGGCGCAGGGGCCGGGAGGCGCTCGCGTGACGCCGCCGTACCAGGTCGCGGTGCCGGCGCAGGACCGTGTCGACCCGCACGAGCAGACGCAGTCGGCGCAGCGACTCGCAGGGCAGGTTTGCCAGGAGGGCGGCCAGGAAAGCCCGATGCTCGGGTTCGAGCTTCACCTTGACAGCCCGAGCTGCCGCTGCACGACCGTGAGCTGATGTCGCAGGACCAGGATCTCGACGTCCTTGTCACGGTCGCTCATCGGCAGCAGCCGCAGGACCGAGAAGGCGTTCGTCACAGCCAGGTAGGCAAATCGCAGCAACACACTCGATGACATGCCGCACCCGCCGAGAGCCGCCACGGACGGTGGCCCCCGTAGGCAGTTCTCTTGGCGCACACACCACCACAGTCGAACCTGAACACGCTCAAATCAGCCCAGGAGGCGGCCGTCCACACGCTGCACCAACTGCGGCACTCCGGGCTCGGACACCTCGCGGAGAAGGGCCGTTCCGCCCCCGAGTTGCAGGCCAGGTCCCGGCACAAGCACCTGGGGACGCTGGGTCACTACGTCAAACTCGGCGAGGAGATTTCCGCCCGCGTCACCGCCGAGAATGATGAGCACAACCGCCGCCGTCGACGCTGACATCCGCCCGGCCGCGCCCGCCACGAGATCAAGGGAGCCCATGGAATTCCGGTCGATTGAGCGCGTTCCGCAGGCATTCCAGCAGTCGGTGAGCGCCGAGGACATCGGGAACGTCTGCCGACGGGCGTTCGGGGGCGCCGCCACGCCGGTGTCCGCCGTCGAGCTGGGCACGGGGATGTACAACAACGTGTACCGCGTGAACCTGGCCGGACGGGATCGGCCGGTGATCCTGCGGGTCGCGCCGGAAGAGGGCCGCCAGTTCCACAGTGAGCGCCACCTGATGCGCAACGAGTACGGCAGCGTGCCGTGGCTGGCGGTGATCGCGCCGCTGATGCCGCAGGTCCTCGCCGTGGACTGGTCGCACGAGGTGATCGGCCGGGACTGGATGATCCAGACCCACCTGGACGGCGTCCCGGCTCCGGAGCAACTGGGGACGTATCCGCGCACGGCGTGGCCGGTGTTCTTCCGGCAGATGGGCGTGATCGCCCGTTCCGTGCACGACGTGAGGGGACCGCACTTCGGGCCCGTCGGCGGCCCGGGGCACGGGACGTGGAGCGAGGCTGTGATCACGTCGCTGGAGGAGATCGCCGCCGACCTGGACGGTGCCGGCCTGGACGCGGCCGACGTACGGAAGGTCGCCGCTGTGGCCGCGCACGACCGTGCCGTGCTCGACGAGGTCACCGAACCGGGGCTGCTGACCGGGGACCTGTGGACGGTCAACGTGATGCTCGACGCCGGGGCCGCGGAGCCAACGATCACCGGGGTGCTCGACATGGACCGCACCTGGTGGGGCGACCCGGCCGCGGACTGGACGATCCGCATGGCGACGGCGAAGCAGGACGAGCGCGTGGCGTTCTGGGAGGCGTACGGGGAGCGGGACGGTTCTCCCGCCGCGGTATGGCGTTCGCTGGTCTACGAGGTCCGGCACCTTGGTGCCGTTCGACTGGAGCGCCACCGGCTGGGCAACGCCGCTGGGGTGAAGAACACCTACGACGCAGTGGCCGCCGTTCTGGCCGACCTGGGCTGACGTTCCCAGACCACTTGTGCGCCAGGTCGGTTGGAGGACTCAGGCGGTGACGGCGACTCTGCGCAGGAGGTGGCGGTGGGCAGGCGTCGGCGGGCTTCGCTTTTCAGGAGTTCGCCGGAGACGAGCACTGGTGGTTTGCCGGCACGGAGGTCACCTGGGACGAGATATTCGCTGCAGTCGACTCCTTTGAGGCCGAGAACCTCCTCGTCACCAACAACTTCGGTGACAACTACCGTGGCAGCGTCGTCGTCCAAGGGGACGCCCCGACAGCAATCTCGCCACGGCCGGAGGCAACACCCTGACCGTCAATCAGGGCGTGGATGGAGACGCGCTCGCCGCACTCGTCGCCCAGCTGCGGCAGACCGCGCCGACCCTGGAGCTCTCACAGGAAGACGTCGAGGAACTCGCCGAGGAGATCGACACCCTTGAGGGCGAAGGAACCGAACCGACCCGGGCCGCAGGATCATGCGTCGAATCGCACGCATCGTCACGCCCGCCCTGCCCGCAGCTGCACCGGCGGGTGCCGACGCAGCTGTCCAGGCGGCCATCTCGGCGGGTACGGGACTCTTCCCTGACCGTTTCGGTGCGGCGGTCGCCGGCTCCGACCGACTGCCAGAGAGGCGGCTATCCCCAAGTGCCACCAGGGCGGCGATGCCGCCGACCTACCAGCCCCGCTCGTGCCACTCGCCGAGGCGGGGCCGCTCGGTGCCGAGCGTGGTGTCGTTGCCGTGGCCCGGGTAGATCCAGGTCTCGTCCGGGAGCACGAAGACCTTCGCTTCTAGGCCCGACATCAACGACTCGAAGTCCTCGGGACGTGTTGTCCGACCAGGCCCCCCGGGGAACAGGCAGTCCCCGGTGAACACATGGGGATGCCCGTGCGGGTCGTCGTAGACGAGGGCGATCGAGCCGGGCGTGTGACCGACCAGGTGGCGCGCGGTCAGCTCGACGTGCCCCACGCGGATGACGTCGCCGTCGTCGACCGGCACGTCGGTGGGGACGGGGATGCCCTCGGCGTCGTCCCGGCCGGCGTACGTACGCGCACGCGTGGCCGCGACGACCGCTGCGAGCGCCTGCCAGTGGTCGCCGTGCTGATGGGTGGTGACGACGGACGCGATGCCGTCGTCACCGATCATGCCCAGCAGGGTGTCCGCCTCGTTGGCGGCGTCGATCAGCAGTTGCTCGTCGGTGGCCCGGCAGCGCAGCAGATAGGCGTTGTTGTTCATCGGGCCGACCGCGATCTTGGTGATCATCAGGTCCTTGAGCTCGTGCACGTCGGCGGGCCCGCCGACCGTCACCTGTCCGCTGTACGTCATGGCGGCAGCCTATAGCGGCGGCAGCGAGGGGAGAGTGCCGCCGTGGACCGTCAGCGCCGAGCCGTCGCGGCGGCCGGCGAGCCAGCCGAGCAGGTCCGCCTGGCGGCCGGTGACGACGAGCGCGGGATCCCCGTTGCCGCCCGTCGGGATCCGGCGGCCGTCGTCCTCCTCGACCACGAGGGCGGGTACGTCGGGGTGGCCCCGGAAGCGGTCCGTCAGGAAGTCGATCTCGCGCTGCGTGAACTCCTCCGGGAGGTCCTCCAGCTCGTAACCGATCCCTAGGTCCACGTGGTGCAGTTCCACCTCGGCCCATCGCCGGAACGGCACCCGGGCCGCCGCGTCGGTGACCCCGTTGCGGAGCTCGACCGTGCGCGACCAGTCGGCCGGTGCGGCCCCCGCCTCGTCGAAGCGGGCGGCACTCGCGCGGAGGTCGGCGAGCTGGACGTCGAGGGGGCGCGGGGCGTCCCGCTCGATGTCGGCGTCGCGCGCTTCCGCGGAGGCGTACATGGGCTGCCCCCGCAGAACGTTCACCAGGGCGTCGGCATTGCGGGAGAGGTGCGCGAGGACATGGCCGCGGCTCCAGCCCGGCAGCCGTGACGACTTGGTCACGGCCGCGTTGTCCATGGCGGCGGCTGCGGTCAGCAGGCGCTCGGTCGCACCACGTACAGACACCAGGTCATGAGCGTGATCAATCATGGTGCTGACCCTAGCCCCGCCACACCTTTGGGTGAAGGTGGTGAAGCAGTGCCGTAAATCGAATGCGCGTGCTATATGGTCGAGTGCGGCGTCGGGCATGCTGGAAGGCCGGGGATTGTTATGCATCCGGGAATCCGACCGGCGTTGTCAGTGGCTCCCCCTAGTCTGAGAAAGCACGGGGGCCCCGCCCCTGTCACTTCTCTCAAGAAAGGTGCGGACCGGCGTGGCCGACCGTCTCATCGTCCGTGGCGCGCGCGAGCACAACCTGAAGAACGTCTCGCTCGACCTGCCTCGCGACTCGCTCATCGTCTTCACGGGCCTGTCCGGGTCGGGCAAGTCCTCCCTGGCCTTCGACACCATCTTCGCCGAGGGCCAGCGGCGCTACGTGGAGTCGCTCTCCTCGTACGCCCGCCAGTTCCTCGGCCAGATGGACAAGCCCGACGTCGACTTCATCGAGGGCCTCTCGCCCGCGGTCTCCATCGACCAGAAGTCGACCTCGCGCAACCCGCGCTCGACGGTCGGCACCATCACCGAGGTCTACGACTACCTGCGTCTGCTCTTCGCGCGCATCGGCAAGCCGCACTGTCCGGAGTGTGGCCGTCCGATCTCGCGCCAGTCGCCGCAGGCCATCGTCGACCGGGTCCTGGAGCTGCCGGAGGGGAGCCGCTTCCAGGTGCTCTCGCCGCTGGTGCGGGAGCGCAAGGGAGAGTTCGTCGACCTCTTCGCGGACCTCCAGACCAAGGGCTACAGCCGCGCGCGGGTGGACGGCGAGACCGTCCAACTCTCCAACCCGCCCACCCTGAAGAAGCAGGAGAAGCACACCATCGAGGTGGTCATCGACCGCCTCACGGTGAAGGACTCCGCCAAGCGCCGCCTCACCGACTCCGTGGAGACCGCCCTCGGCCTGTCCGGCGGCATGGTCGTGCTCGACTTCGTCGACCTCCCCGAGGACGACCCCGAGCGCGAGCGGATGTTCTCGGAGCACCTGTACTGCCCGTACGACGACCTGTCCTTCGAGGAACTGGAGCCCCGCTCCTTCTCCTTCAACTCGCCCTTCGGCGCCTGCCCCGAGTGCACCGGCATCGGCACGCGCATGGAGGTCGACCCGGAGCTGATCGTCCCGGACGAGGACAAGTCCCTCGACGAGGGTGCCATCCACCCCTGGTCGCACGGACACACCAAGGACTACTTCGGCCGTCTGATCGGCGCCCTCGCGGACGCGCTCGGGTTCCGGACGGACATCCCCTTCGCGGGACTGCCGCAGCGCGCCAAGAAGGCCCTGCTCCACGGCCACAAGACGCAGATCGAGGTCCGCTACCGCAACCGGTACGGCCGCGAGCGGGTCTACACGACCCCGTTCGAAGGGGCCGTGCCCTTCGTCAAGCGCCGGCACAGCGAGTCCGAGAGCGACGCCAGCCGCGAGCGCTTCGAGGGCTACATGCGCGAGGTGCCCTGCCCCACCTGTGAGGGCACCCGCCTCAAGCCGCTCGTCCTCGCGGTCACCGTCATGGGCAGGTCGATCGCCGAGGTCTCCGGCATGTCCATCAGCGACTGCGCGGACTTCCTGGGCGAGCTGAAGCTCAGTGCCCGTGACAAGAAGATCGCCGAGCGCGTCCTCAAGGAGGTCAACGAGCGGCTGAAGTTCCTGGTCGACGTCGGCCTGGACTACCTCTCGCTGAACCGCGCGGCCGGCACCCTCTCCGGCGGCGAGGCCCAGCGCATCCGTCTGGCCACCCAGATCGGCTCCGGACTCGTCGGCGTCCTGTACGTCCTCGACGAGCCGTCCATCGGCCTGCACCAGCGCGACAACCACCGGCTGATCGAGACCCTGGTCCGGCTGCGCGACATGGGCAACACGCTCATCGTCGTCGAGCACGACGAGGACACCATCAAGGTCGCCGACTGGATCGTCGACATCGGCCCCGGCGCGGGCGAGCACGGCGGCAAGGTCGTGCACAGCGGCTCCCTGAAGGAGCTCCTGGTCAACGCCGAGTCGGAGACGGGCCAGTACCTGTCGGGCAAGAAGGCCATCCCGCTGCCCGACATCCGCCGCCCCCTCGACCCGTCCCGGCGGCTCACGGTGCACGGGGCCCGCGAGAACAACCTCCAGGACATCGACGTGTCCTTCCCGCTGGGCGTGTTCACCGCGGTCACCGGTGTCTCCGGCTCCGGAAAGTCGACCCTGGTCAACGACATCCTGTACACCCACCTGGCGCGCGAGCTCAACGGCGCGAGGAGTGTCCCGGGCCGGCACACGCGCGTGGACGGCGACGACCTCGTCGACAAGGTCGTGCACGTCGACCAGTCGCCCATCGGCCGCACCCCGCGATCCAACCCGGCGACCTACACCGGCGTCTTCGACCACGTCCGCAAGCTGTTCGCCGAGACCACCGAGGCGAAGGTCCGCGGCTACATGCCCGGCCGCTTCTCCTTCAACGTCAAGGGCGGCCGCTGCGAGAACTGCGCGGGCGACGGCACCATCAAGATCGAGATGAACTTCCTCCCGGACGTCTACGTCCCGTGCGAGGTCTGCCACGGCGCCCGCTACAACCGGGAGACCCTGGAGGTCCACTACAAGGGCAAGTCCATCGCCGACGTCCTGAACATGCCGATCGAGGAGGCGACGGAGTTCTTCGACGCCGTCCCCGCGATCGCCCGCCACCTCAACACCCTCAAGGACGTCGGCCTCGGCTACGTCCGGCTCGGGCAGGCCGCGACCACCCTGTCCGGCGGTGAGGCCCAGCGCGTGAAGCTCGCCAGCGAGCTCCAGAAGCGCTCCACGGGCCGTACGGTCTACGTCCTGGACGAGCCGACCACCGGTCTGCACTTCGAGGACATCAGCAAGCTGCTGAAGGTCCTGTCAGGGCTGGTCGACAAGGGCAACACCGTCATCGTCATCGAGCACAACCTCGATGTGATCAAGACGGCCGACTGGGTCGTCGACATGGGCCCCGAGGGGGGCGCGGGCGGCGGACTCGTCGTCGCCGAGGGCACCCCGGAGGACGTCGCCGGAGTCCCGGCCAGCCACACCGGCAAGTTCCTCAGGGAGATCCTCGGCGCCGACCGGATCAGCGACGGGACCTCGGTGAAGGCCCCGCGCAAGGCACCGGCCAGGAAGACGGCCGCGGCGAAGAAGACGGTCGCCGCCAAGTCCACGGCGAAGAAGACGGCGACGGCCAGGACGACGGCGACCAAGAAGGCCGCCGAAGCCACCAAGAAGGCCACGCCCGCCAAGAAGACGACCCGGGCCCGCAAGGCCTGAGTCGCCCGACGGCCGCGCGAGACCGGACACGCGAAGAAGCGGTGCCCCCGCAGGGAACTCCCTGCGGGGGCACCGCTCCTTTTGCAGCCCCTACAGCTCGCCCAGCTCCGAGGCGTACGGCGGCTGCGCCCCGGCTCGTGAGCAGGTGATCGCCGCCGCGCGTGCCGCGAACCGCAGCAGCCGGGTCCAGTCCTCGACGCCCAGGCCGGCGAGCGCCTCCGGGGCCAGCGCGTCGAGGGCGGCGAGGCCGTGCAGCAGGGCCGCGTTCACCGTGTCGCCCGCGCCGATCGTGTCCACGACGTCGACCTTCTCGCCCGGGACCGGCAGCACCGCCCCGTCCCGGGTGAACACGGTCAGCCCGTCACCGCCCTGGGTGACCACGACGG from Streptomyces sp. CC0208 carries:
- a CDS encoding tyrosine-type recombinase/integrase, with product MAHTPPQSNLNTLKSAQEAAVHTLHQLRHSGLGHLAEKGRSAPELQARSRHKHLGTLGHYVKLGEEISARVTAENDEHNRRRRR
- a CDS encoding aminoglycoside phosphotransferase family protein, with product MEFRSIERVPQAFQQSVSAEDIGNVCRRAFGGAATPVSAVELGTGMYNNVYRVNLAGRDRPVILRVAPEEGRQFHSERHLMRNEYGSVPWLAVIAPLMPQVLAVDWSHEVIGRDWMIQTHLDGVPAPEQLGTYPRTAWPVFFRQMGVIARSVHDVRGPHFGPVGGPGHGTWSEAVITSLEEIAADLDGAGLDAADVRKVAAVAAHDRAVLDEVTEPGLLTGDLWTVNVMLDAGAAEPTITGVLDMDRTWWGDPAADWTIRMATAKQDERVAFWEAYGERDGSPAAVWRSLVYEVRHLGAVRLERHRLGNAAGVKNTYDAVAAVLADLG
- a CDS encoding MBL fold metallo-hydrolase, with the translated sequence MTYSGQVTVGGPADVHELKDLMITKIAVGPMNNNAYLLRCRATDEQLLIDAANEADTLLGMIGDDGIASVVTTHQHGDHWQALAAVVAATRARTYAGRDDAEGIPVPTDVPVDDGDVIRVGHVELTARHLVGHTPGSIALVYDDPHGHPHVFTGDCLFPGGPGRTTRPEDFESLMSGLEAKVFVLPDETWIYPGHGNDTTLGTERPRLGEWHERGW
- a CDS encoding maleylpyruvate isomerase family mycothiol-dependent enzyme yields the protein MIDHAHDLVSVRGATERLLTAAAAMDNAAVTKSSRLPGWSRGHVLAHLSRNADALVNVLRGQPMYASAEARDADIERDAPRPLDVQLADLRASAARFDEAGAAPADWSRTVELRNGVTDAAARVPFRRWAEVELHHVDLGIGYELEDLPEEFTQREIDFLTDRFRGHPDVPALVVEEDDGRRIPTGGNGDPALVVTGRQADLLGWLAGRRDGSALTVHGGTLPSLPPL
- the uvrA gene encoding excinuclease ABC subunit UvrA, which gives rise to MADRLIVRGAREHNLKNVSLDLPRDSLIVFTGLSGSGKSSLAFDTIFAEGQRRYVESLSSYARQFLGQMDKPDVDFIEGLSPAVSIDQKSTSRNPRSTVGTITEVYDYLRLLFARIGKPHCPECGRPISRQSPQAIVDRVLELPEGSRFQVLSPLVRERKGEFVDLFADLQTKGYSRARVDGETVQLSNPPTLKKQEKHTIEVVIDRLTVKDSAKRRLTDSVETALGLSGGMVVLDFVDLPEDDPERERMFSEHLYCPYDDLSFEELEPRSFSFNSPFGACPECTGIGTRMEVDPELIVPDEDKSLDEGAIHPWSHGHTKDYFGRLIGALADALGFRTDIPFAGLPQRAKKALLHGHKTQIEVRYRNRYGRERVYTTPFEGAVPFVKRRHSESESDASRERFEGYMREVPCPTCEGTRLKPLVLAVTVMGRSIAEVSGMSISDCADFLGELKLSARDKKIAERVLKEVNERLKFLVDVGLDYLSLNRAAGTLSGGEAQRIRLATQIGSGLVGVLYVLDEPSIGLHQRDNHRLIETLVRLRDMGNTLIVVEHDEDTIKVADWIVDIGPGAGEHGGKVVHSGSLKELLVNAESETGQYLSGKKAIPLPDIRRPLDPSRRLTVHGARENNLQDIDVSFPLGVFTAVTGVSGSGKSTLVNDILYTHLARELNGARSVPGRHTRVDGDDLVDKVVHVDQSPIGRTPRSNPATYTGVFDHVRKLFAETTEAKVRGYMPGRFSFNVKGGRCENCAGDGTIKIEMNFLPDVYVPCEVCHGARYNRETLEVHYKGKSIADVLNMPIEEATEFFDAVPAIARHLNTLKDVGLGYVRLGQAATTLSGGEAQRVKLASELQKRSTGRTVYVLDEPTTGLHFEDISKLLKVLSGLVDKGNTVIVIEHNLDVIKTADWVVDMGPEGGAGGGLVVAEGTPEDVAGVPASHTGKFLREILGADRISDGTSVKAPRKAPARKTAAAKKTVAAKSTAKKTATARTTATKKAAEATKKATPAKKTTRARKA